Proteins from a single region of Juglans microcarpa x Juglans regia isolate MS1-56 chromosome 5S, Jm3101_v1.0, whole genome shotgun sequence:
- the LOC121267815 gene encoding MACPF domain-containing protein CAD1 isoform X2, whose translation MFAGIELSLMAEYFNKKSGVSGRIPLGSFNAMFNFTGSWQIDAAATKSLAMVGYIIPLFDVKLAKSNLCLREEIKRVVPYSWDFASLASFIENFGTHIVTSATIGGRDVVYIRQHQSSPLSTLDVESYLKDIGDQRFLDSKGQSSAGPLKYKDKDVTVIFRRRGGDDLEQSHAKWAETVQLAPDVINMTFTPIVSLLEGVPGIKHLARAIELYLEYKPPIEDLQYFLDFQIARAWAPEQNLQRKEPVCPFLQFSLMGPKLYVSPDQVTVGRKPVTGLRLNLEGSKQNRLAIHLQHLVSLPKILQPHWDAHVAIGAPKWQGPEEQDSRWFEPIKWKNFSHVSTAPIQHTDTCIGDLSGVHIVTGAQLGVWEFCPKNVLHLKLLFSNVPGCTIRRSVWDHNPSTLNNSQRRDGSSSSFSSDKKEDNSSQIGKLAKIVDSTEMSKGPQDIPGHWLVTGAKLGVDKGKIVLRIKYSLLNY comes from the exons TATCAGGACGCATCCCACTGGGGAGTTTTAATGCAATGTTCAATTTCACTGGTTCTTGGCAAATTGATGCAGCAGCTACGAAATCTCTTGCTATGGTTGGATACATCATTCCCCTATTTGATGTAAAATTAGCAAAATCAAATTTATGTTTACGTGAAGAAATCAAACGTGTTGTTCCATACTCTTGGGATTTTGCATCTTTGGCAAG ttttattgaaaattttggtacCCATATTGTTACTTCAGCAACAATTGGTGGAAGAGATGTAGTTTATATCAGGCAACACCAGTCCTCTCCTTTGTCCACATTGGATGTTGAGAGCTATTTGAAAGACATTGGGGATCAGAGGTTTCTGGACTCAAAAGGCCAATCAAGTGCTGGGCCCTTAAAATACAAGGACAAG GATGTCACCGTAATTTTTAGGAGGAGAGGAGGCGATGATCTTGAGCAGAGTCATGCCAAGTGGGCAGAGACTGTGCAATTGGCACCTGATGTGATTAACATGACATTTACACCCATTGTTTCTCTGTTGGAAGGTGTGCCTGGAATAAAGCATTTAGCCCGTGCAATTGAGTTATATCTAGAGT ACAAGCCACCCATTGAAGACTTGCAGTATTTCTTGGATTTTCAAATTGCTCGAGCTTGGGCCCCAGAACAGAATCTACAAAGAAAGGAGCCTGTGTGTCCCTTCCTTCAGTTCAGCTTGATGGGCCCAAAGCTATATGTGAGCCCGGATCAG GTAACAGTCGGTCGGAAGCCAGTGACTGGGCTTAGACTTAACCTAGAAGGGAGCAAACAGAATCGACTTGCTATCCATTTGCAACATTTAGTGTCTCTTCCAAAAATTCTTCAACCCCATTGGGATGCGCATGTGGCCATTGGTGCACCCAAGTGGCAGGGTCCAGAGGAACAAGACAGTCGTTGGTTTGAGCCAATCAAGTGGAAGAACTTCTCCCATGTCAGCACTGCACCCATTCAGCATACTGATACTTGCATTGGAGACCTTTCTGGTGTTCATATTGTCACAGGGGCTCAGCTTGGTGTATGGGAATTTTGCCCCAAGAACGTGTTACACCTCAAACTTCTCTTCTCTAATGTACCAGGATGTACAATAAGGCGGTCTGTTTGGGATCACAACCCTTCCACACTTAATAATTCACAGAGGCGTGATGGTAGTTCTTCATCATTTTCAAGTGACAAAAAGGAAGATAATTCAAGCCAAATTGGAAAACTGGCAAAAATTGTAGACTCCACAGAAATGTCAAAGGGGCCACAAGATATCCCTGGTCATTGGCTAGTCACAGGGGCAAAACTTGGGGTTGATAAGGGAAAGATTGTATTGCGCATAAAATACTCCTTGCTGAATTACTGA